One Coffea eugenioides isolate CCC68of unplaced genomic scaffold, Ceug_1.0 ScVebR1_2695;HRSCAF=3770, whole genome shotgun sequence DNA segment encodes these proteins:
- the LOC113757070 gene encoding stearoyl-[acyl-carrier-protein] 9-desaturase 6, chloroplastic-like, which produces MQTSGLFHSITANTVAWTPIGTALATTFKQPPVRARAAPPKPAKHFQASRYMPPEKAEIFKSLEHWATQRLLPLIKPVNQCWQPIEFLPDPAKLSADEFSDRVGALQERTAGLPDEYFLVLVGDMITEDALPTYQSWMNTHEGVRDETGASSSPWAVWTRAWTAEEHRHGDLLKTYLYLSGRVDMLMIDRTVQYLIGAGADLGSECNPYLGFVYTSFQERATFVAHGNTARLAKEGGDPVLALICGTIAADEKRHEIAYARIVEKLLEIDPNGAMLAISEMMKKKITMPAHLMHDGQDPHLFEHFAAVAQRIGVYTADDYANILEFFIGQWNLEKIQGLAGEARRAQDFVCGLPHRIRKFQERADERAKKLQPRGVNFSWIFNKELTL; this is translated from the exons CTTCCACAGCATCACCGCCAACACCGTCGCATGGACTCCAATTGGCACCGCCCTCGCCACCACATTCAAGCAACCACCGGTCCGTGCCAGGGCAGCCCCACCAAAACCCGCAAAGCATTTTCAGGCTAGCCGTTACATGCCACCAGAAAAAGCAGAAATCTTCAAGTCACTAGAACATTGGGCCACCCAAAGACTCCTCCCACTCATCAAGCCAGTGAACCAATGCTGGCAACCCATTGAATTCCTCCCGGACCCGGCCAAGCTTTCTGCCGACGAATTCTCCGATCGGGTCGGGGCCCTACAAGAAAGAACAGCTGGACTTCCAGATGAGTATTTTTTGGTGCTGGTTGGTGACATGATCACTGAGGATGCACTACCAACATACCAGTCGTGGATGAATACTCATGAAGGGGTTCGTGATGAGACTGGTGCGAGCTCAAGTCCATGGGCTGTTTGGACTCGGGCATGGACGGCTGAAGAACATAGGCATGGTGATTTGCTCAAGACTTACTTGTACCTCTCTGGTAGAGTTGACATGCTGATGATTGACAGGACTGTGCAATACTTAATCGGTGCTGGAGCG GATTTGGGATCAGAATGTAACCCATATTTAGGATTTGTATACACATCTTTTCAAGAAAGAGCCACATTCGTGGCACACGGCAACACAGCTAGGCTAGCCAAGGAAGGAGGTGATCCGGTGCTTGCGCTCATTTGCGGGACCATTGCCGCCGATGAGAAGCGCCATGAGATTGCCTACGCTAGGATTGTTGAAAAGCTACTGGAAATCGACCCCAATGGGGCCATGCTGGCCATATCAgagatgatgaagaagaaaatcaCAATGCCAGCTCATTTGATGCATGATGGGCAGGACCCTCATCTGTTCGAACACTTTGCAGCCGTGGCACAGCGGATTGGAGTTTATACGGCCGATGATTATGCTAACATTCTCGAGTTCTTCATTGGACAGTGGAATTTGGAGAAGATCCAAGGATTGGCGGGTGAGGCGCGGCGTGCACAGGACTTTGTTTGTGGACTGCCGCATAGGATTAGGAAGTTTCAAGAACGAGCTGATGAGCGAGCCAAGAAATTGCAGCCCCGAGGAGTGAATTTCAGCTGGATTTTCAACAAGGAATTGACCCTGTAG